In one window of Eggerthella guodeyinii DNA:
- a CDS encoding 4Fe-4S binding protein — MNSNKLRTVVAAAVFAVLSLGLIAGVSMGTLSGFGWETFSALCPLGALTTMIATKTVVPRAVVSLVIMAVLVLVVGRAFCGWICPVPLLDRVRTFFRSPRKRKELEQAKRAEMRGIAKSELGCGHACGECSSCKEVRTKLDSRHYVLGGALLSTALFGFPVFCLVCPIGLTFATVLVVWRLFAAGDMTWSVVLIPLLLVVELVFLRKWCTRFCPMAGLMNLVSRFSTTWRPTIDESKCLETVDGVACSRCAIACEADINLRHPDFGERTLADCTRCRACVDACPAKAISMPFVVKKGAGADAGTVVLADADERSVE, encoded by the coding sequence ATGAACTCGAACAAACTGCGTACCGTCGTGGCGGCTGCGGTGTTCGCCGTCCTGTCGCTCGGCCTGATCGCCGGTGTGAGCATGGGAACCCTTTCGGGCTTCGGCTGGGAGACGTTCTCGGCGCTGTGCCCGCTGGGCGCGCTGACCACCATGATCGCCACGAAGACGGTGGTGCCGCGCGCGGTGGTGTCGCTTGTCATCATGGCGGTGCTCGTGCTGGTGGTGGGCCGCGCGTTCTGCGGATGGATATGCCCGGTGCCGCTGCTCGACCGGGTGCGCACGTTCTTCCGCTCGCCCCGGAAGCGCAAGGAGCTCGAGCAGGCGAAGCGCGCGGAGATGCGGGGAATCGCGAAGAGCGAGCTGGGCTGCGGGCACGCGTGCGGCGAGTGCTCGTCGTGCAAGGAGGTGCGCACGAAGCTGGACTCGCGCCACTACGTGCTGGGCGGCGCGCTGCTGTCCACGGCCCTCTTCGGCTTTCCCGTGTTCTGCCTCGTGTGCCCCATCGGGCTGACGTTCGCCACCGTGTTGGTGGTGTGGCGCCTGTTCGCGGCGGGCGACATGACGTGGTCGGTGGTGCTCATACCGCTGCTGCTGGTGGTGGAACTCGTGTTCCTGCGCAAGTGGTGCACGCGCTTCTGCCCGATGGCGGGTCTCATGAACCTCGTGTCGCGGTTCAGCACAACGTGGCGGCCGACGATCGACGAGTCGAAGTGCCTGGAGACGGTCGACGGCGTGGCGTGCAGCAGGTGCGCGATCGCGTGCGAAGCCGACATCAACCTGCGGCATCCCGATTTCGGCGAGCGCACGTTGGCCGACTGCACACGATGCCGCGCCTGCGTGGACGCGTGCCCCGCGAAGGCGATCAGCATGCCGTTCGTCGTGAAGAAGGGCGCCGGCGCGGATGCGGGCACGGTGGTGCTGGCGGATGCCGACGAGCGGTCGGTGGAGTGA
- a CDS encoding 4Fe-4S dicluster domain-containing protein — protein MSEEDEGSRKRAKGPMSVSRRTLFIGAGSTAALLGLGALRYAGHTPLVRPPGGQDEAHLVSACIRCEKCYEACPRGVIVPAHIEDGLLGMRSPALNFDADFCDYCADENGGEPLCVKVCPTEALRLPAGATAENTLLGLAVIDEAQCLAFRDTGCRYCYDACPYEAIELTGSGANPHVSVLVDKCNGCGACESVCVSLKAGSIVSGAQERAIVVKPIESAE, from the coding sequence ATGAGCGAAGAGGACGAGGGTTCGAGGAAACGGGCGAAGGGGCCGATGAGCGTCTCGCGCCGCACGCTGTTCATCGGCGCGGGCAGCACGGCGGCGTTGCTGGGCCTGGGCGCTCTGCGCTATGCGGGGCACACCCCGCTGGTTCGGCCGCCGGGCGGGCAGGACGAGGCGCATCTGGTGTCGGCGTGCATCCGCTGCGAGAAATGCTACGAGGCGTGCCCGCGCGGCGTCATCGTGCCTGCGCACATCGAGGACGGGCTGCTGGGCATGCGCTCGCCCGCGTTGAACTTCGACGCGGACTTCTGCGATTACTGCGCGGACGAAAACGGCGGGGAGCCCCTGTGCGTGAAGGTGTGCCCCACCGAGGCCCTGCGGCTGCCGGCGGGGGCGACCGCGGAGAACACGCTGCTGGGCTTGGCCGTGATCGACGAGGCGCAGTGCCTCGCGTTTCGCGATACGGGATGCCGGTACTGCTACGACGCGTGTCCCTACGAGGCCATCGAGCTGACGGGCTCCGGCGCCAATCCGCACGTGTCCGTGCTGGTCGACAAGTGCAACGGGTGCGGCGCGTGCGAGAGCGTGTGCGTGTCGCTGAAGGCGGGATCGATCGTTTCGGGCGCGCAGGAGCGCGCCATCGTCGTCAAGCCGATCGAGTCGGCGGAATAG